From Psychrobacillus sp. FSL K6-2836, a single genomic window includes:
- a CDS encoding ATP-dependent Clp protease ATP-binding subunit, which produces MQMKQQDEKSPLETYGRNLVTAVKEGKMDPVIGRDQEIRDVIRILSRKTKNNPVLIGEPGVGKTAIVEGLAQRIVRKDVPEGLKEKEIFELDMSSLIAGAKYRGEFEERLQAVLKQVKDSEGQIILFIDEIHTIVGAGKSDGAMDAGNMLKPMLARGELHCIGATTLDEYRMYIEKDPALERRFQQVMVREPSIEDTVSILRGLKERFELHHGVRIHDRAIVAAAELSNRYITERFLPDKAIDLVDEACAMIRTEIDSMPQELDEVTRKMMQLQIEEQALMKEKDAASQKRLEQLRKDLKELEASISEMRNKWQQEKEAIQVIQQKREVLDRYRRELEEAENQYDLNKAAELRHGKIPTLEKELQVYENQVNEDPETRLLREEVTAEEIASIVSRWTGIPVTKLVEGEREKLLRLKETLGERVVGQDQAVQLVTEAVWRARAGIKDPNKPIGSFLFLGPTGVGKTELAKSLAANLFDTEEHFIRIDMSEYMEKHSVSRLVGAPPGYIGYEEGGQLTEAVRRNPYSVVLLDEIEKAHPDVANILLQLMDDGRITDSQGRIVNFTNTIVILTSNIGSGYLANTTGKVTEQEESLVMSALHEHFKPELLNRLDDIIMFHSLTTEHFVKITEKYVKQLQKRLHGQEIELQVDESVIQWIVEEGTDAAFGARPLKRYIQRYLETAVAKLLIGGTVLPGSKVVAKMEEDELKVLSEI; this is translated from the coding sequence ATGCAAATGAAACAACAAGATGAAAAAAGTCCTTTAGAAACGTACGGTAGAAACCTAGTAACTGCAGTGAAAGAAGGGAAAATGGACCCTGTAATTGGTCGCGATCAAGAAATTAGAGATGTTATTCGTATTCTTTCAAGAAAAACGAAAAATAATCCAGTACTTATTGGAGAACCTGGGGTAGGAAAAACTGCCATTGTAGAGGGTTTGGCACAGCGTATTGTGCGTAAGGATGTACCAGAAGGTCTGAAAGAGAAGGAAATTTTTGAGCTTGATATGAGTTCCTTAATCGCGGGTGCAAAATATCGAGGAGAATTTGAAGAGCGCCTTCAAGCGGTTTTAAAGCAAGTGAAAGATAGTGAAGGACAAATTATTCTGTTTATCGATGAAATTCACACGATAGTCGGTGCTGGAAAATCGGATGGTGCAATGGATGCTGGTAATATGTTGAAACCAATGCTAGCGCGCGGTGAGCTCCACTGCATTGGAGCCACCACACTCGATGAGTATCGCATGTATATTGAGAAAGATCCGGCACTTGAAAGACGCTTTCAACAAGTGATGGTAAGAGAGCCTTCTATTGAAGATACCGTATCTATTTTGCGTGGACTTAAAGAGAGATTTGAGCTACATCATGGTGTGCGGATACATGATCGAGCAATTGTTGCAGCAGCCGAGCTTTCTAATCGCTATATTACAGAAAGATTTTTGCCAGACAAAGCAATCGATTTGGTCGACGAGGCTTGTGCGATGATCCGGACAGAAATCGATTCAATGCCTCAGGAGCTCGATGAAGTTACAAGAAAAATGATGCAGCTTCAAATTGAAGAACAAGCATTAATGAAAGAAAAAGATGCGGCAAGTCAAAAAAGATTAGAGCAGCTGCGTAAAGACTTGAAAGAACTAGAGGCATCTATTAGTGAAATGAGAAACAAATGGCAACAAGAAAAAGAGGCTATTCAAGTAATTCAGCAAAAACGAGAAGTATTGGATCGCTATCGTCGAGAATTAGAAGAAGCTGAAAATCAGTATGACTTAAACAAAGCAGCTGAACTTCGACACGGGAAAATTCCAACATTAGAAAAGGAACTCCAAGTGTATGAAAACCAAGTGAATGAAGATCCAGAAACTCGTCTATTACGCGAAGAAGTAACAGCAGAAGAAATTGCCTCCATCGTATCAAGATGGACCGGTATTCCTGTAACTAAACTGGTTGAAGGGGAAAGGGAAAAACTATTACGCTTAAAGGAAACATTAGGAGAGCGTGTAGTTGGACAAGATCAAGCAGTCCAGTTAGTTACAGAAGCTGTTTGGCGAGCAAGAGCAGGTATTAAAGATCCAAATAAACCAATTGGCTCTTTCTTATTTTTAGGACCTACCGGTGTCGGAAAAACAGAGCTAGCTAAATCTTTAGCAGCTAATTTATTTGACACTGAGGAGCATTTTATTCGTATCGATATGTCTGAGTATATGGAGAAACATAGTGTTTCTCGTTTAGTCGGTGCACCTCCAGGATATATCGGGTATGAAGAAGGTGGCCAGTTAACGGAGGCGGTTCGCAGAAATCCATATTCAGTTGTGTTGTTAGATGAAATAGAAAAGGCACATCCAGATGTAGCAAATATTTTATTGCAATTGATGGATGATGGGCGAATTACAGATAGTCAAGGTAGAATCGTAAACTTCACGAATACAATTGTTATTTTGACTTCAAATATTGGCTCAGGATATTTGGCGAATACAACGGGGAAAGTCACTGAACAAGAAGAGAGCCTCGTCATGAGTGCATTACATGAACATTTTAAACCGGAATTATTGAATCGTTTAGATGACATTATTATGTTCCACTCATTAACAACGGAACATTTTGTTAAGATTACAGAAAAATACGTGAAACAGCTTCAAAAACGATTACATGGACAAGAAATTGAGTTACAAGTAGATGAGTCGGTAATCCAGTGGATTGTTGAAGAAGGTACAGATGCCGCATTTGGTGCCAGACCATTGAAACGTTATATCCAGCGTTATTTAGAAACGGCAGTGGCCAAACTTCTAATCGGCGGCACCGTTCTACCAGGCAGTAAGGTAGTGGCTAAAATGGAAGAGGATGAACTGAAAGTATTGAGTGAAATTTAA